A genomic stretch from Thermonema lapsum includes:
- a CDS encoding bifunctional UDP-3-O-[3-hydroxymyristoyl] N-acetylglucosamine deacetylase/3-hydroxyacyl-ACP dehydratase yields the protein MNLKQHTIKQSVSLEGVGLHTGKPAVMTFHPAPPHYGIRFVRTDLEGNPEVHAHVDNVVATERGTVLAQNGAQVHTVEHVLSALMGMQIDNVRIELSGPEPPIADGSSAPFVDLLTQAGRQEQNALRKYICIDEPIYYRDDERQIEIIALPADTYRLSVMVDYNSSVMGSQHALLLNWDDYPKEIAPCRTFCFLHEVEYLYNKGLIQGGSLQNAIVIVEKPVEAAQLKRLAALFNKEQVAVQSNGILNNLELRFHNEPARHKLLDLIGDLALLGHPLKAHIIATRPGHYANVQFAKKIKAYMDKNPGNNIQQFHPGMPSVLSAAQIYEMLPHRYPFSLVDKIIYVDEEQVVGVKNVSIGEPYFQGHFPGNPVMPGVFQIEGMAQTGGILVLNTVSDPSNYWTYLLRVDNCRFRKMVHPGDTLIYYCKITTPIKRGIIKMHSEAFVNHELVCEADMTASIVRKDEEKK from the coding sequence ATGAATTTAAAACAACACACCATAAAGCAGAGCGTCAGTTTAGAAGGGGTAGGGCTACATACCGGCAAGCCGGCGGTCATGACCTTCCACCCGGCACCCCCTCATTACGGCATCCGTTTTGTACGTACCGACCTCGAGGGCAATCCTGAGGTGCACGCCCATGTAGACAATGTAGTCGCCACCGAACGGGGCACCGTATTAGCACAAAACGGCGCACAGGTGCATACCGTAGAGCACGTACTCTCTGCCCTCATGGGCATGCAAATAGACAACGTACGCATTGAGCTGAGCGGACCGGAACCCCCCATTGCTGACGGCAGCTCGGCTCCGTTCGTAGACCTACTCACACAAGCCGGTAGACAAGAGCAAAACGCTCTGCGTAAATACATATGCATCGATGAGCCCATTTACTACCGCGACGACGAGCGTCAAATAGAAATCATAGCACTACCTGCCGACACCTACCGCCTTAGTGTCATGGTAGACTACAACTCGTCGGTGATGGGTAGCCAACATGCCCTGCTCCTGAACTGGGACGATTACCCCAAAGAGATAGCACCCTGTCGCACTTTCTGCTTTTTGCACGAGGTAGAGTATCTTTACAACAAAGGTTTGATTCAAGGCGGAAGCCTGCAAAATGCCATCGTGATTGTAGAGAAACCCGTAGAAGCTGCCCAACTGAAACGCTTGGCGGCACTCTTCAACAAAGAACAAGTAGCAGTCCAAAGCAATGGAATACTGAACAATTTAGAACTGCGATTCCACAATGAGCCGGCACGTCATAAGCTGTTAGACCTTATCGGTGATTTGGCGCTATTGGGACACCCGCTTAAGGCACACATCATAGCCACCCGCCCCGGTCATTATGCCAACGTGCAGTTTGCCAAGAAAATAAAAGCATATATGGATAAAAATCCAGGAAACAATATTCAGCAATTTCATCCGGGTATGCCTTCGGTATTGAGCGCTGCCCAGATTTACGAAATGCTCCCCCACCGCTATCCTTTTAGCTTGGTTGACAAAATCATCTACGTAGATGAAGAACAAGTGGTTGGGGTAAAGAACGTGAGCATAGGCGAGCCTTACTTTCAAGGGCACTTCCCTGGTAACCCTGTCATGCCTGGGGTCTTTCAAATAGAAGGCATGGCACAAACCGGTGGCATTTTGGTGCTCAATACAGTATCCGACCCTTCCAACTACTGGACTTACCTCCTGCGGGTCGATAACTGCCGTTTCCGGAAGATGGTACATCCCGGCGATACACTCATCTACTACTGTAAAATTACTACCCCCATCAAACGGGGCATTATCAAAATGCACTCGGAAGCCTTTGTAAATCATGAACTCGTTTGCGAAGCAGACATGACCGCCAGTATTGTACGCAAAGACGAAGAAAAAAAATGA
- a CDS encoding GH3 auxin-responsive promoter family protein has translation MLNINRLAAWWFRSAMRRIRFFMEQPALVQTFQLHYLLHRAKDTEWGKRYGFKDIKHYDTFRERLPVLSYEQLYPFIERMMQGEHDVLWPGRMRWFAKSSGTTNDRSKYIPVPADSLHYCHFQGGKDLLTLYLENTPGTKIFSGRALSIGGSHHRFEGNPKIRVGDVSAVIMQNLPAWAQWFRAPSLPVALLSDWEEKIQAMIRELRKANITAIMGVPTWTVVLLEELLKQEGKQYVQEIWQNFEVFFHGAVAFAPYRPLFNRIAPGLRFMEVYNASEGFFALQDDLSREDMLLMLDYGVFYEFIPLEELGKEQPKAYWIDEVEIGKNYAMVISTNGGLWRYLIGDTVQFTSLYPHRIKITGRTKQFINAFGEEVMVENAERAIAFACQCTGAAIVDYTVAPVYLDNNNKGAHEWLIEFATSPHDIEAFREALDRHLREINSDYDAKRQHNIALIAPLIRPLPEGTFQEWMKRRGKLGGQHKVPRLANHRRYVDDIYQMLGWEIKAPPSA, from the coding sequence ATGCTTAACATTAACCGACTGGCAGCCTGGTGGTTTCGTTCTGCCATGCGACGCATCCGCTTCTTTATGGAGCAGCCCGCTTTGGTACAAACGTTTCAATTGCATTACCTCCTGCATCGCGCTAAAGACACTGAATGGGGCAAACGTTACGGCTTCAAAGATATTAAGCATTATGACACTTTCCGGGAGCGTCTTCCCGTGTTGTCCTACGAGCAGCTCTATCCTTTCATAGAGCGCATGATGCAAGGTGAACACGATGTACTATGGCCCGGGCGTATGCGCTGGTTTGCCAAGTCGTCGGGCACTACCAACGACCGAAGCAAATACATCCCCGTTCCTGCCGATTCGCTGCACTACTGCCATTTTCAGGGAGGCAAAGACTTGCTTACCCTCTATTTGGAGAATACACCCGGCACCAAGATATTCTCCGGCAGGGCGCTTTCTATTGGTGGCAGCCACCACCGCTTCGAAGGCAATCCTAAAATACGTGTCGGCGACGTGTCGGCGGTCATCATGCAAAACCTACCGGCATGGGCTCAGTGGTTCCGGGCACCCTCGTTGCCCGTAGCACTGCTTTCAGATTGGGAGGAGAAAATACAAGCCATGATACGAGAGCTGCGTAAAGCCAACATTACGGCTATCATGGGGGTACCCACTTGGACTGTCGTACTGCTTGAAGAGTTGCTCAAACAAGAAGGCAAGCAATATGTGCAAGAGATATGGCAAAATTTCGAAGTCTTCTTTCATGGGGCAGTTGCTTTTGCCCCCTATCGTCCCCTCTTCAATCGTATTGCCCCCGGTTTGCGTTTCATGGAGGTTTACAACGCATCGGAAGGCTTTTTTGCCCTACAAGACGACCTCAGCCGCGAGGACATGTTGCTCATGCTGGATTATGGGGTTTTTTATGAATTTATACCTTTGGAAGAGTTGGGCAAAGAGCAGCCCAAAGCTTATTGGATAGACGAAGTAGAGATAGGCAAAAATTACGCCATGGTCATCAGTACCAACGGGGGGCTATGGCGCTACCTTATTGGCGATACCGTACAGTTCACTTCTTTGTATCCCCACCGAATCAAGATTACGGGACGCACCAAACAGTTTATCAATGCCTTCGGCGAAGAAGTGATGGTGGAAAATGCAGAGCGTGCTATTGCTTTTGCCTGCCAATGCACAGGAGCCGCCATCGTAGATTATACCGTCGCACCCGTATATTTAGACAACAACAACAAAGGGGCTCATGAATGGCTCATAGAATTTGCCACATCGCCCCATGACATAGAAGCTTTTCGTGAAGCCCTCGACCGCCACCTGCGCGAGATAAACTCCGACTACGATGCAAAACGTCAGCACAACATCGCCTTGATAGCTCCTCTGATACGCCCACTGCCCGAAGGCACTTTTCAAGAATGGATGAAGCGAAGAGGCAAGCTCGGCGGACAGCACAAGGTGCCACGCCTTGCCAACCATCGCCGTTATGTGGATGATATCTATCAAATGTTGGGCTGGGAAATCAAAGCCCCCCCCTCAGCTTAA
- the lpxD gene encoding UDP-3-O-(3-hydroxymyristoyl)glucosamine N-acyltransferase translates to MLKFTLGQVAQMLGGTVEGNPDAEVFTIAKIQEAQAGSIAFLANPKYEPYIYTTQATAVIVNQDFEPKQPLQTNLIRVKDAYLAFTQLLEQYQRLRQQAQQGIAPNAHIEESAQLGEGVYIGPFVYIGKNVRIGKQVKIYPHTFIGDNVSIDDHTVIYAGVKIYEGCVIGKHCVIHAGAVIGSEGFGFAPQEDGSYRPIPQVGIVHVEDHVRVGANTTIDRATLGKTLIKQGAKLDNLIQVAHNVTIGKHTVIAAQTGIAGSTEVGSYCMVGGQVGFVGHIKIADKTIIGAQSGILDSITEEGTKWQGSPAMPMSQYYRVQAVLRKLPELWRKLSK, encoded by the coding sequence ATGCTAAAATTCACCTTGGGACAAGTCGCCCAAATGCTGGGCGGAACCGTAGAAGGCAACCCCGACGCCGAAGTATTCACTATAGCCAAAATACAAGAAGCCCAAGCCGGAAGCATCGCTTTTTTGGCAAATCCCAAATACGAACCATACATTTACACCACGCAAGCTACCGCTGTCATTGTCAATCAAGACTTTGAACCCAAGCAGCCACTACAAACCAACCTCATTCGCGTAAAAGATGCCTACTTGGCATTCACCCAGCTGCTAGAGCAATACCAACGGTTGAGGCAACAGGCACAACAAGGCATTGCCCCTAATGCCCACATAGAAGAAAGTGCTCAATTGGGCGAAGGCGTATATATCGGACCTTTCGTGTATATAGGCAAAAACGTACGTATAGGTAAGCAAGTCAAAATATATCCGCACACCTTCATCGGCGATAACGTAAGTATTGACGACCATACTGTCATTTACGCCGGCGTGAAGATTTACGAAGGCTGCGTTATAGGCAAGCACTGTGTGATTCATGCCGGTGCTGTCATCGGCAGCGAGGGATTTGGTTTTGCCCCCCAAGAGGACGGCAGCTATCGCCCCATCCCGCAAGTGGGCATCGTCCACGTGGAAGACCACGTACGTGTAGGTGCCAACACCACTATTGACCGTGCCACCTTGGGCAAAACCCTAATCAAGCAAGGTGCTAAGCTCGACAATCTCATACAGGTAGCTCACAACGTAACCATAGGAAAACACACCGTCATAGCAGCGCAAACCGGCATTGCTGGCTCCACCGAGGTGGGTAGCTACTGCATGGTAGGAGGGCAAGTAGGCTTTGTAGGGCATATCAAAATAGCCGATAAAACCATCATAGGAGCGCAGTCGGGCATCTTGGACTCCATCACCGAAGAAGGTACGAAATGGCAAGGCTCGCCAGCTATGCCCATGTCGCAATATTACCGCGTGCAAGCGGTCTTGCGAAAGCTTCCGGAGTTATGGCGCAAGCTTAGCAAATGA
- the lpxA gene encoding acyl-ACP--UDP-N-acetylglucosamine O-acyltransferase, producing MKHKDLVWIHPDAKIGENVTIEPFTVIHGDVEIGDNTWIGPHVTILDGARIGKNCRIFPNAVISAIPQDLKFGGEMTYAIIGDNTTIRECVTVNRGTSASGKTVVGDNCLLMAYAHIAHDCVIGNNCVIVNAVQMAGHVEVGDYAIIGGTSAIHQFSRIGAHAIIAGGSLVRKDIPPYVKAGREPVVYLGVNRVGLRRRGFSNEQIYQIHEIYRTLYLKGYNTTEALNVIESTFQATPERDAILDFIRKSERGIIRTGHHAANHATEE from the coding sequence ATGAAGCATAAAGATTTAGTCTGGATACACCCCGACGCCAAGATAGGCGAAAACGTAACCATCGAACCCTTTACAGTCATCCATGGGGATGTAGAAATTGGCGATAACACATGGATTGGTCCTCACGTCACGATTTTGGATGGCGCCCGCATTGGGAAAAACTGCCGCATATTCCCCAATGCCGTCATCTCAGCCATCCCGCAGGATTTGAAGTTCGGCGGCGAGATGACTTATGCCATCATTGGCGACAATACGACCATCCGTGAGTGCGTGACGGTAAACCGTGGTACATCTGCCAGTGGCAAAACCGTCGTAGGCGACAACTGCCTGCTGATGGCCTATGCACATATTGCCCACGATTGTGTGATAGGAAACAACTGCGTGATTGTAAATGCCGTGCAGATGGCGGGGCATGTAGAAGTGGGCGACTACGCCATCATTGGTGGTACGTCGGCTATTCATCAGTTCTCACGTATTGGAGCACATGCCATCATAGCAGGCGGTTCTTTGGTACGCAAAGACATACCGCCCTACGTAAAAGCAGGACGTGAACCGGTCGTTTACTTGGGTGTCAACCGGGTAGGCTTGCGTCGTCGTGGGTTCAGCAATGAACAGATTTACCAAATTCATGAAATTTATCGCACCCTCTACCTGAAAGGCTACAATACCACCGAGGCGCTCAATGTCATAGAAAGTACATTTCAAGCTACACCCGAACGGGATGCCATCCTTGACTTCATCCGCAAATCAGAACGTGGCATCATCCGAACCGGGCATCATGCTGCCAATCATGCTACCGAAGAATAA
- the pyrF gene encoding orotidine-5'-phosphate decarboxylase, whose amino-acid sequence MQYSQLSALIRQKQSMLCVGLDSDLHHIPAHLLRSPDPIFEFNKQIIDATYPYAVAYKPNLAFYEALGARGWDSLARTMEYMPKDVFRIADAKRGDIGNTAALYARTFFETLHFDAVTLSPYMGKDSITPFLEYPDKWVIVLARTSNAGGADFQELKLQDGRHLYEAVIQKSSQWSSHERMMYVVGATQSEAIRHIRQLIPKHFLLVPGVGAQGGDLRAVLQYGSNEHGGLLINSSRGIIYASNGQDFAQVASKVAQALQEEIKQIMQW is encoded by the coding sequence ATGCAATACAGTCAGCTAAGTGCACTCATCCGGCAGAAGCAAAGCATGCTTTGCGTAGGATTGGATAGCGACCTTCACCACATCCCCGCACACTTGCTTCGCAGCCCAGACCCCATCTTTGAGTTCAACAAACAAATCATTGATGCCACTTACCCCTATGCCGTTGCCTATAAACCCAATTTGGCATTTTATGAAGCTTTGGGCGCCCGTGGATGGGACAGCTTAGCCCGCACTATGGAATATATGCCCAAAGATGTTTTCCGTATTGCCGACGCCAAACGGGGCGACATAGGGAACACCGCAGCACTTTATGCGCGCACTTTCTTCGAAACCCTCCACTTCGATGCCGTTACTCTTTCCCCTTACATGGGCAAAGACAGCATCACCCCTTTTCTCGAATACCCAGACAAATGGGTGATTGTGTTAGCACGCACCTCCAATGCCGGCGGGGCTGACTTCCAAGAACTCAAACTTCAAGACGGGCGCCACCTCTATGAGGCTGTCATACAGAAAAGCAGCCAGTGGAGCTCGCATGAGCGCATGATGTATGTTGTGGGCGCTACACAATCCGAAGCCATACGGCACATAAGGCAATTGATTCCCAAACATTTTCTTCTTGTGCCCGGCGTGGGTGCCCAAGGCGGAGACCTTCGGGCAGTGTTGCAGTACGGTAGCAATGAACACGGCGGTTTGCTCATCAACTCTTCGCGAGGCATCATTTATGCAAGCAACGGGCAAGATTTTGCGCAAGTGGCAAGCAAAGTGGCACAGGCTTTGCAAGAAGAAATCAAACAAATCATGCAATGGTAA
- a CDS encoding DUF2927 domain-containing protein — translation MKIPFFLWLLLLLNCCASSKAQTYTQEEIVDYFVEVALGSEYGNEDKRIKKWKKEIRYHIMGNPHPEYLAELGRVIDELHKLTGLSFTEVKKRRDANLVIVFGSAENYIDIEPQAKKYTDENWGLFFSRYNGLGEIYNATMYVDVFRAKGNEVKHILREELTQLLGLMRDSYRYKESIFYQPWTNVTEYAPIDRALLRLLYHPDMPMNANEEVARQAATQIIRQMGVDKLLAK, via the coding sequence ATGAAAATTCCCTTTTTCCTTTGGCTTTTGCTTCTTTTAAACTGTTGCGCCTCTTCAAAAGCGCAGACTTACACCCAAGAAGAAATTGTCGATTACTTTGTGGAAGTGGCACTGGGAAGCGAATACGGCAACGAAGACAAACGTATAAAAAAGTGGAAGAAAGAGATACGCTATCATATCATGGGGAATCCTCATCCGGAGTACCTCGCCGAGCTCGGACGTGTGATAGACGAATTGCACAAACTCACGGGGCTCTCTTTCACCGAAGTCAAAAAAAGAAGAGACGCTAATTTGGTGATTGTATTCGGTTCGGCAGAAAACTACATCGACATAGAGCCACAAGCCAAAAAATACACCGATGAGAATTGGGGACTCTTCTTCAGTCGATATAACGGCTTGGGCGAAATTTATAACGCCACCATGTATGTGGATGTCTTCCGCGCCAAAGGCAACGAGGTGAAGCATATACTAAGAGAAGAGCTGACGCAGCTGCTGGGACTCATGCGCGACAGTTACCGATACAAAGAAAGTATTTTTTATCAACCGTGGACTAACGTCACCGAATACGCCCCCATTGACAGGGCACTGCTGCGCTTGTTGTATCACCCCGACATGCCAATGAATGCCAATGAAGAGGTGGCACGCCAAGCAGCTACTCAAATCATCCGACAGATGGGCGTGGACAAACTGTTGGCAAAGTAA
- a CDS encoding ABC transporter ATP-binding protein: MQLSKVELIEVGKKFEREWLFRHFSFVFEKGQPTAIIGANGSGKSTLMKIIAAALPPNEGEVVYRDLQGKAIDIDHYPRLLSWVAPYLRLPQDFTLDELYRFHSRFKPLRLAYEAWLDLLQLRPHRHKALRFFSSGMRQKVQLSLALFSDTPLLLLDEPTMNLDKENAAWYKRHVLESIQERIVIISSNESAEYDFCTRRIRLSAL; this comes from the coding sequence ATGCAACTGAGCAAGGTAGAGCTTATTGAGGTAGGAAAAAAATTTGAAAGAGAGTGGCTTTTTCGCCACTTTTCTTTTGTTTTTGAGAAAGGACAACCCACTGCCATCATAGGCGCCAATGGCAGTGGCAAATCTACCCTCATGAAAATAATAGCGGCAGCACTCCCACCCAATGAGGGGGAGGTGGTTTACCGAGACCTGCAGGGCAAGGCGATAGATATAGACCACTACCCCCGCCTGTTAAGCTGGGTGGCGCCTTATTTGCGCCTTCCGCAGGATTTCACCCTCGACGAGCTCTACCGCTTTCACAGTCGATTCAAGCCCCTACGGCTTGCGTACGAAGCATGGCTCGACCTCTTGCAGCTACGCCCACACCGACACAAGGCACTGCGTTTTTTCTCTTCCGGCATGCGTCAAAAAGTGCAGCTCAGCCTGGCACTATTCAGCGACACCCCCCTGCTGCTTTTAGATGAGCCCACCATGAATTTAGACAAAGAAAATGCCGCTTGGTATAAGCGGCACGTGTTGGAGTCCATACAAGAGCGTATTGTCATCATCAGCTCAAACGAAAGCGCCGAGTATGACTTTTGTACTCGGCGCATCCGTCTTAGTGCCTTATGA
- a CDS encoding homogentisate 1,2-dioxygenase, translating into MTYYYKLGEIPPKRHIQFRQPDGSLYKEELVSSKGFSGIYSNLYHIYPPTRVEKVLDTVPYKVKALKDRPLLQTHLKTCNVGITGEDYLEARKMLMVNDDVHIGICNPSGKQMDYYYKNGEADELIYVHDGSGWLYSQFGKLRFKKGDYIVIPRTTIYKMEFDEGEVRLLVCEIFSPIETPRRYRNELGQLLEHSPFCERDIHPPSELITEREQGEYLVKIKKNGFLHHYVYKHSPFDLVGWDGFLYPYTFSIYDFEPITGRIHQPPPVHQTFQAHNLVVCSFVPRLFDYHPLAIPAPYNHSNIDSDEVLFYAEGEFMSRKGIDRGSFTLHPGGLPHGPHPGMVEKSIGKKETHEYAVMIDTFRPLYLTEEALPYVDENYPMSWKE; encoded by the coding sequence ATGACTTATTATTACAAGCTGGGAGAAATTCCGCCTAAACGCCACATACAGTTTCGCCAACCCGACGGGAGCCTCTACAAAGAAGAGCTGGTGAGCTCAAAGGGTTTTAGTGGCATCTATTCGAATCTTTACCACATCTATCCGCCGACCCGGGTGGAAAAAGTGCTTGACACGGTGCCTTACAAGGTGAAAGCTTTGAAAGACCGTCCTTTGTTGCAAACCCACTTGAAAACCTGCAATGTGGGCATTACGGGCGAGGACTACCTCGAAGCAAGAAAAATGCTTATGGTCAATGACGACGTGCACATAGGCATTTGCAATCCCTCAGGCAAGCAAATGGATTATTATTACAAAAATGGAGAAGCCGACGAGCTGATTTACGTGCACGATGGCAGCGGATGGCTGTATTCACAATTTGGAAAGCTGCGTTTCAAAAAAGGCGACTACATAGTAATTCCCCGTACGACCATCTACAAAATGGAGTTTGATGAAGGCGAGGTGCGTTTGCTGGTATGTGAAATATTTTCGCCTATTGAAACCCCCCGCCGCTACCGCAATGAACTGGGGCAGTTGTTAGAGCACTCACCCTTCTGTGAGCGCGACATCCATCCCCCGTCCGAGTTGATTACAGAACGTGAGCAAGGCGAGTATTTAGTGAAAATAAAGAAAAACGGCTTTTTGCATCACTATGTGTACAAACACAGCCCCTTCGACTTGGTAGGCTGGGATGGTTTTCTGTACCCTTATACTTTTTCTATTTACGACTTTGAACCCATCACCGGACGCATTCACCAGCCGCCACCAGTGCATCAGACCTTCCAAGCCCACAACTTGGTAGTATGTTCATTTGTGCCGCGCCTTTTCGACTACCATCCTTTGGCAATTCCAGCCCCTTACAATCACTCCAACATAGACTCTGACGAGGTGCTTTTCTATGCCGAAGGTGAGTTCATGAGTCGCAAGGGCATTGACCGTGGCTCCTTCACGCTGCATCCGGGGGGCTTGCCCCATGGACCCCATCCTGGTATGGTAGAGAAGAGCATAGGCAAAAAAGAAACTCATGAATATGCGGTGATGATAGATACTTTCCGCCCACTTTACCTCACCGAAGAGGCATTGCCTTATGTAGATGAAAATTATCCGATGAGTTGGAAGGAATAG
- a CDS encoding acyl carrier protein, which translates to MSEIAEKVKSIIVEKLGVDASEVTPEASFTNDLGADSLDTVELIMEFEKEFNVSIPDEDAEKISTVGEAIAYIEKQLAS; encoded by the coding sequence ATGTCAGAGATTGCAGAAAAAGTAAAAAGCATTATCGTTGAGAAGCTGGGAGTAGATGCTTCTGAAGTAACTCCCGAAGCAAGCTTTACCAACGACTTAGGAGCTGACTCCTTAGACACTGTTGAGCTCATCATGGAATTTGAAAAAGAATTCAACGTTTCTATTCCTGATGAGGATGCAGAAAAAATCTCAACAGTAGGTGAAGCAATCGCCTACATCGAAAAGCAGTTGGCTTCTTAA
- the rnc gene encoding ribonuclease III, with protein sequence MWRNLLAYFFGIYRDEREKRLASFVKRITGRKPFHIEFYDLAFRHTSAAVRLPNRAFVLSNERLEYLGDAILGAIIADYLYHKYPFKKEGFLTELRSRMVSRDTLNALGERLGFMDYIQYEGNRHSGSFRSMVGDAFEAFVGALYLDKGFATTRHIVIDKIIKPHLDVEHLAQAPRNFKSMLIEWGQRNGKSVHFEIVEVKTSGSRRQFLVHAMDGDQVLGKGQGLTKKEAEQEAAKAACESLNLT encoded by the coding sequence GTGTGGCGCAACTTATTAGCCTATTTTTTTGGAATATATCGCGATGAAAGAGAAAAAAGGCTTGCTTCCTTCGTAAAAAGAATTACAGGACGCAAGCCTTTTCATATTGAGTTTTACGATTTGGCATTTCGTCACACCTCTGCGGCAGTGCGTTTGCCCAACCGTGCTTTTGTGCTGTCCAATGAGCGCTTGGAATACTTGGGCGATGCTATCTTGGGCGCAATCATAGCTGACTACCTGTACCATAAGTATCCTTTTAAAAAGGAAGGTTTCCTAACAGAGTTACGCTCGCGAATGGTAAGTCGCGACACACTGAATGCTTTGGGTGAGCGTCTTGGTTTCATGGACTACATACAATATGAGGGCAACCGGCATTCCGGCTCTTTTCGCTCAATGGTAGGCGACGCTTTCGAGGCTTTTGTAGGTGCTTTGTACTTAGACAAAGGCTTTGCCACTACTCGTCATATAGTAATTGACAAGATTATAAAACCACATTTGGACGTAGAGCATCTGGCACAAGCGCCGCGTAATTTTAAGTCTATGCTCATTGAGTGGGGGCAGCGCAATGGTAAAAGTGTACACTTCGAAATTGTGGAGGTGAAGACGAGCGGCAGTCGCCGTCAATTTTTAGTGCATGCTATGGATGGCGACCAGGTCTTGGGAAAAGGGCAGGGGCTTACCAAGAAGGAAGCAGAGCAAGAGGCAGCGAAGGCTGCATGCGAAAGCCTCAACTTAACTTGA
- the fabF gene encoding beta-ketoacyl-ACP synthase II, whose protein sequence is MKVRRVVVTGIGALTPIGNTAPAYWEGLVKGVSGAAPITRFDASKFKTRFACEVKGFDPLDFIEKREVRRMDAFSHYAIASAEEAIKDAGLVPERLDLDRVGVIWGSGIGGLLSFQEEVRNYVEGGGEPRFNPFFIPKMISDIAAGHISIRYGFRGPNYCTVSACASSTNALIDAFNYIRYGKADVIVAGGSEAAITEAGVGGFNALKALSERNDSPETASRPFDKDRDGFVLGEGAGAIILEEYEHAVKRGAKIYCEMVGGGLSADAYHITAPHPEGLGAAAVMKNALDDAGIPPDVIDYINVHGTSTPLGDVAEIKAIQKVFGEHAYKLNISSTKSMTGHLLGAAGAIEAIACILSIVHQTVPPTINHFTDDEEIDPKLNLTFNKAQQREINYALSNTFGFGGHNCSVIFKKFEE, encoded by the coding sequence ATGAAGGTAAGAAGAGTAGTAGTTACAGGAATAGGCGCGCTGACTCCTATTGGCAATACGGCTCCCGCTTATTGGGAGGGTCTTGTCAAGGGGGTGAGCGGCGCCGCTCCTATTACCCGCTTCGATGCGTCGAAATTTAAAACGCGCTTCGCTTGCGAGGTAAAAGGATTTGACCCGCTGGATTTTATCGAGAAACGAGAAGTGCGCCGCATGGATGCCTTCTCGCATTATGCTATAGCTTCAGCCGAAGAAGCCATCAAAGACGCAGGTCTCGTGCCTGAAAGACTGGACTTAGACCGTGTAGGCGTGATTTGGGGCTCCGGTATTGGTGGGCTTCTTTCTTTTCAAGAAGAAGTGCGCAATTATGTGGAAGGAGGTGGCGAACCGCGCTTCAACCCCTTCTTTATTCCCAAAATGATTTCTGACATTGCCGCTGGTCACATTTCCATTCGTTATGGCTTCCGTGGTCCCAACTATTGTACGGTCTCGGCTTGTGCTTCTTCGACCAATGCCCTTATCGATGCATTCAATTACATTCGCTATGGAAAAGCCGATGTAATTGTAGCGGGAGGGTCTGAAGCAGCTATCACCGAAGCCGGTGTGGGCGGTTTCAATGCTCTTAAGGCTCTGTCGGAACGCAACGACTCGCCAGAGACTGCCTCGCGTCCCTTCGACAAAGACCGCGACGGCTTTGTGTTGGGCGAAGGTGCCGGTGCCATCATCTTGGAAGAATATGAGCATGCTGTGAAGCGTGGCGCTAAAATCTATTGCGAGATGGTGGGCGGCGGTTTGTCGGCAGATGCTTATCATATCACTGCCCCCCATCCGGAAGGCTTGGGTGCGGCTGCCGTAATGAAAAATGCACTGGATGATGCAGGCATACCGCCCGATGTCATCGATTATATCAACGTGCATGGAACTTCTACTCCTTTGGGCGATGTAGCCGAAATAAAGGCTATCCAGAAGGTGTTTGGCGAACATGCTTACAAGCTGAATATCAGCTCCACCAAGTCAATGACCGGACACTTGCTGGGAGCTGCTGGTGCCATAGAAGCCATCGCCTGCATCTTGTCTATAGTACATCAGACGGTGCCACCCACAATCAATCACTTCACCGACGATGAAGAGATTGACCCTAAGTTGAACCTCACCTTCAACAAGGCGCAACAACGCGAAATCAATTACGCTTTGAGCAATACCTTTGGCTTTGGTGGACATAACTGCTCTGTAATATTTAAAAAATTTGAGGAATAA